From a single Syntrophales bacterium genomic region:
- the sat gene encoding sulfate adenylyltransferase: MSNIGYGGKEIVERILEPKEAAQKIKGPGMRAVPIGSQMANEVINIAYGWFTPLEGFMGKADVDSVCKKMRLANGVVWSIPIVFDISAGEISDYGIREKGSVLLTYDNNPMAIFEVEEIFDYDRKEMCQAIYGTTDEKHPGCARTYKYKDKFIGGKITLVSRPKINPPFEEYFIPPLEMRKRFKEKGWVRVVAHQTRNVPHTGHEWLMKGAWFQTYGELPIEKPLVGVLVNAIIGEKRKGDYIDEAIILTQDELRKAGYFGDHNHMTSLTFWDMRYAGPKEAVFHAMLRTNLGLTHHMYGRDHAGVGTYYGTYDAHYLLESIKNELSIASVYSMDWLYCPHCGEVASEGLCNHRKEWQKFSGTLIRSIVDDGVKPPRLIFRPEVFDLVMECAEKYGFGSPFVTDEYLKKRTPVFTIPPLSA; the protein is encoded by the coding sequence ATGAGTAATATAGGATATGGCGGCAAAGAGATTGTGGAAAGGATCTTAGAACCAAAGGAAGCTGCCCAAAAGATTAAAGGGCCTGGTATGAGAGCGGTTCCCATTGGAAGCCAGATGGCAAATGAGGTTATAAACATTGCCTACGGTTGGTTCACACCTCTCGAAGGTTTTATGGGTAAGGCCGATGTAGATTCCGTATGCAAGAAGATGAGACTGGCGAACGGTGTGGTCTGGAGTATTCCGATCGTCTTTGATATCTCGGCAGGAGAAATATCCGACTATGGGATAAGAGAAAAGGGGAGTGTGCTTCTCACCTACGATAACAATCCCATGGCGATCTTCGAGGTAGAGGAGATATTCGATTACGACAGGAAGGAGATGTGTCAGGCCATATACGGGACGACCGATGAAAAGCATCCGGGTTGTGCAAGGACTTATAAGTATAAGGATAAATTCATCGGCGGTAAAATCACCCTCGTCAGCAGGCCGAAGATCAATCCTCCCTTTGAGGAGTACTTTATACCGCCCTTAGAGATGAGAAAGAGGTTTAAAGAGAAGGGCTGGGTAAGGGTTGTTGCCCATCAGACGAGAAACGTGCCCCATACAGGGCATGAATGGCTCATGAAGGGGGCCTGGTTCCAGACATACGGTGAACTCCCCATTGAGAAACCCTTAGTCGGGGTGCTGGTTAATGCGATCATTGGGGAAAAACGGAAGGGCGATTATATTGATGAGGCTATCATCCTGACCCAGGATGAATTGAGGAAGGCCGGTTATTTTGGGGATCATAACCACATGACCTCCCTTACCTTCTGGGATATGCGTTATGCAGGACCGAAGGAGGCGGTATTCCATGCGATGCTGAGGACCAATCTCGGTCTCACTCATCACATGTACGGGCGGGACCACGCGGGGGTTGGAACATACTATGGTACGTACGATGCTCACTACCTGCTCGAAAGCATAAAGAATGAGCTGAGTATTGCTTCCGTCTATTCCATGGACTGGTTGTACTGCCCCCACTGTGGGGAAGTCGCCTCGGAGGGTCTCTGCAACCACAGGAAGGAGTGGCAGAAATTTAGCGGCACCCTCATCAGGAGCATTGTGGATGACGGGGTAAAGCCGCCGCGTTTGATATTCAGGCCCGAGGTCTTTGATCTGGTGATGGAATGTGCTGAAAAATATGGTTTTGGTTCTCCCTTTGTTACAGATGAGTATCTGAAAAAGAGAACGCCTGTTTTCACGATTCCACCATTGAGCGCTTAA
- the nrfD gene encoding polysulfide reductase NrfD: MLEKALIGSKKYYGLVILLLIIIGGGFYFYLRQLTYGLGITGMSRDVSWGLYIAQFTFLVGVAASAVMVVLPYYLHNYKAFGRITILGEFLAVACVAMCLTFIIVDLGQPARAFNVLLYPSPSSILFWDMVVLNGYLLLNIVIGWTVLASERKSVPPPTWVKPLIYISIPLAVSIHTVTAFIYAGLPGRGFWLTAIMAPRFLASAFASGPALLILMCFIIRRFTRFDPGKEAMQNLARIVTYAMAVSVFFVLLEIFTVFYSQIPEHMHPFEYLFAGLEGHEKLVPWMWTSAILAIASLILLINPVTRRKEGILAVACVAVFASLWIEKGLGLVITGFIPSSLGRVFEYSPTGPEVIITLGVWAMGFLILTVLYKIAVTVKEEIAA; this comes from the coding sequence ATGTTAGAGAAGGCGCTCATTGGAAGTAAGAAGTACTATGGATTGGTTATTCTGCTGCTCATTATTATCGGAGGGGGATTTTATTTTTACCTCAGGCAATTGACTTACGGCCTGGGGATAACCGGAATGAGCAGGGATGTTTCTTGGGGTCTCTATATTGCCCAGTTTACCTTCCTGGTGGGTGTTGCCGCTTCAGCGGTGATGGTGGTTTTGCCCTATTATCTGCATAACTACAAGGCATTCGGGAGGATTACCATCTTAGGGGAGTTTCTGGCCGTGGCCTGTGTGGCGATGTGCCTGACGTTCATTATTGTAGATCTCGGGCAGCCGGCACGGGCGTTTAATGTATTGCTCTACCCATCTCCCAGTTCAATCCTCTTCTGGGATATGGTTGTTTTGAATGGTTACCTTCTCCTGAATATCGTGATTGGCTGGACTGTATTAGCCTCTGAGCGCAAATCAGTGCCACCACCTACCTGGGTGAAACCTTTGATATATATCTCTATCCCCTTGGCCGTTAGTATCCATACAGTTACCGCCTTTATTTACGCCGGTCTTCCGGGGAGGGGTTTCTGGCTCACTGCCATTATGGCCCCTCGCTTCCTGGCCTCGGCATTTGCTTCCGGGCCGGCCCTTCTCATCCTGATGTGCTTTATTATAAGGAGGTTTACCAGATTTGATCCGGGGAAGGAGGCCATGCAGAATCTCGCCAGGATTGTTACCTATGCCATGGCGGTCAGTGTATTTTTCGTGCTGCTTGAGATCTTTACCGTCTTCTACAGTCAGATACCGGAACACATGCACCCATTCGAGTACCTCTTTGCCGGCCTGGAGGGGCATGAAAAGCTTGTGCCATGGATGTGGACTTCTGCCATACTTGCCATTGCCTCTCTCATCCTCCTGATTAACCCTGTCACACGGAGGAAGGAAGGTATCCTGGCCGTGGCCTGTGTGGCGGTATTTGCCTCCCTCTGGATAGAGAAGGGACTTGGTCTCGTGATCACCGGGTTTATCCCCTCTTCCTTGGGCAGGGTATTTGAGTATTCGCCCACGGGACCTGAGGTAATAATTACCCTCGGAGTCTGGGCAATGGGTTTTCTGATACTCACCGTTCTTTATAAGATAGCTGTTACAGTTAAAGAGGAGATAGCGGCATAG
- a CDS encoding YkgJ family cysteine cluster protein, protein MGVVEPVKRTLDSKFKFGCHNDISCFTSCCSRTSIILTPYDIVRIKNRLGISSGDFLEKYTYTYIDEENSHPYAVLKVMDDNKGGCPFVTPEGCSIYEDRPSNCRYYPVGQGLMIIGSEEGPVNEEFYFFIRDPNCLGYQEGREWTIESWRINQGADIYDDMTREWMEIQLRRNPSEQSKLDSKKQAMLYMASYDLDKFKRFISESKLLDILEIDKVEVEKIKTDEIALMKFGFKYLKYILMLEETLKVKKESLPSQR, encoded by the coding sequence ATGGGTGTCGTGGAACCTGTTAAGCGCACACTGGATTCCAAATTCAAATTCGGATGTCATAATGATATCAGCTGCTTTACTAGCTGTTGTAGCCGTACAAGTATAATTCTTACCCCCTATGACATCGTAAGGATAAAAAATAGGTTGGGAATCTCTTCAGGAGATTTCCTCGAGAAATACACCTACACCTATATTGATGAAGAGAACTCACATCCTTATGCAGTGCTTAAGGTGATGGATGATAATAAAGGGGGATGTCCCTTTGTTACACCTGAGGGCTGCAGTATTTATGAAGACCGGCCTTCTAACTGTCGCTATTATCCTGTCGGTCAAGGTCTCATGATAATTGGCTCAGAGGAAGGGCCGGTAAATGAAGAATTTTACTTCTTTATAAGAGATCCAAATTGTCTTGGTTATCAGGAGGGCAGAGAGTGGACAATAGAGAGTTGGAGGATCAACCAGGGAGCTGACATTTATGATGATATGACAAGGGAGTGGATGGAGATCCAGTTGAGGAGAAACCCATCTGAGCAGTCCAAACTCGACTCGAAGAAACAGGCCATGCTTTACATGGCAAGCTATGATTTAGATAAGTTCAAAAGATTTATTTCTGAGAGTAAACTTCTCGATATCCTTGAGATTGATAAGGTGGAGGTCGAAAAGATAAAAACTGATGAAATAGCGCTGATGAAGTTTGGATTCAAATACCTGAAATACATCCTGATGCTTGAGGAAACGTTGAAAGTAAAAAAAGAATCATTGCCGTCCCAACGTTAG
- a CDS encoding 4Fe-4S dicluster domain-containing protein, whose protein sequence is MKTDRRGFLKIGGIGILGFAARPLMDVLLKGDLVEASPEADALTGKRWAMAVNVNKCKEGCRDCIAACHSVHNVPDLGNPKDEVKWIWTEPYKKVFPEQEQEFSTRGNKPVVVLCNHCDNPPCVRVCPTKATFKRRDGIVMMDYHRCIGCRFCMAACPYGSRSLNWRDPRPFIKKINPDFPTRMRGVVEKCDFCGERIAKGLIPACVEACKEKALVFGNLKDSGAEVREVLRASHTIRRRPELGTGPQIYYLV, encoded by the coding sequence ATGAAGACCGACAGAAGAGGATTCTTAAAGATAGGAGGCATTGGGATATTGGGTTTTGCTGCCAGGCCTCTTATGGATGTCCTTTTAAAAGGTGATCTGGTAGAAGCTTCACCCGAAGCTGATGCTCTAACGGGGAAAAGATGGGCCATGGCCGTCAATGTGAACAAGTGCAAGGAAGGATGCCGGGACTGTATCGCCGCCTGCCACAGTGTCCACAATGTCCCCGATTTGGGCAATCCCAAGGATGAGGTCAAGTGGATATGGACTGAGCCCTATAAGAAGGTATTTCCCGAGCAGGAGCAGGAATTTAGCACCAGAGGTAATAAGCCCGTTGTTGTATTGTGCAACCACTGTGACAACCCTCCCTGTGTAAGGGTTTGTCCCACAAAGGCCACCTTTAAGAGAAGAGACGGGATTGTCATGATGGACTATCATCGGTGTATCGGCTGCAGATTCTGTATGGCTGCATGTCCGTATGGCTCAAGGAGTTTAAACTGGAGGGACCCCCGGCCTTTTATTAAGAAGATTAATCCGGACTTTCCCACGAGGATGAGGGGGGTTGTAGAAAAATGCGATTTTTGTGGGGAGCGCATCGCCAAGGGTCTTATCCCGGCGTGTGTAGAAGCGTGTAAGGAAAAGGCATTGGTTTTTGGTAATCTGAAGGACTCCGGTGCGGAAGTAAGAGAGGTTCTCCGTGCAAGTCACACCATCCGAAGAAGGCCAGAGCTGGGTACAGGACCACAAATCTACTATCTTGTGTGA
- a CDS encoding YkgJ family cysteine cluster protein, with product MNEEYAEKRRRLSLDGRFRFSCHNGLFCFNTCCADINIFLTPYDFLRMRRATGLSSGEFLKGYTIPLLGEERLPLVVLKMKEDENKSCPFVTQEGCSIYQDRPWSCRMYPIFPSSSKEEEFFIEEGSSCLGFKEEKWWTIQEWKKGHGIDIYDKMNESYKEITFHDYFLKGNKLDPGRSKMLYMACYDLDEFNRFLFETRFFDIYDVERETIERIKEDEEELLSFGYRWVRFNFFGEDTLRLKDKTFEKILQAKRKESLKD from the coding sequence ATGAATGAAGAGTATGCTGAAAAACGCCGAAGGCTCTCTCTGGATGGCAGATTCAGATTTTCATGTCACAATGGACTTTTCTGTTTTAACACCTGCTGCGCTGATATAAATATCTTTCTCACACCTTATGATTTCCTGAGGATGAGAAGGGCTACGGGGTTGTCTTCGGGAGAATTCTTAAAGGGATATACCATCCCACTCTTAGGCGAGGAGAGGTTACCTCTGGTTGTGCTTAAGATGAAGGAGGACGAAAATAAGAGCTGTCCTTTTGTTACCCAAGAGGGTTGCAGTATATACCAGGACAGACCATGGTCATGCAGGATGTATCCCATATTCCCCTCTTCTTCAAAAGAAGAAGAATTTTTTATAGAGGAAGGGAGCTCATGCCTTGGATTTAAAGAGGAAAAATGGTGGACAATACAAGAGTGGAAGAAGGGTCATGGGATCGATATCTATGATAAAATGAATGAATCTTATAAGGAGATTACCTTCCATGATTATTTCCTGAAGGGGAATAAACTTGATCCAGGAAGGTCGAAGATGCTTTATATGGCCTGTTACGACCTGGATGAGTTTAACAGATTTCTTTTTGAAACCAGGTTTTTTGATATTTATGATGTGGAGAGGGAGACTATTGAAAGAATAAAAGAAGACGAGGAAGAACTCCTAAGTTTTGGATATAGATGGGTAAGATTCAATTTCTTTGGGGAAGATACATTAAGACTCAAAGATAAGACTTTTGAGAAGATTTTGCAGGCCAAGAGGAAGGAATCTCTAAAGGATTAA
- the aprA gene encoding adenylyl-sulfate reductase subunit alpha encodes MREFKTEVVETDVLILGGGMAGCGAAVEAAYWAKPLGLKVTLVEKAAIDRSGPVAMGLSAINTYMGMDGKVTENPRMPERFVEYVTNDQCGLARQDMVYDVARHVDSTVRHFDKWGLPIWKDEAGNYRKSGEWQVMISGESYKVVVAEAAKNAMATLGDKGQIIERVMITHLLKDEKEPDRVCGAIGFSVREETIYVFKAKATIALMGGAVHVFRPRSQGEGFGRSWMPPFVSGSIYALVLQAGGELTQMDVTFVPPRFKDSYGPVGTFFLLFKTPATNAYDGPYVGAYPSELDKWAPYSNAKPCPTALRNYEMILCAKEGKTPYLMHTNRVVERFQKEITDPKELKKKIREYESEAWEDFLDMTISGATNWASHNVDPMEKAMELQLSDTVFIGSHACSCGSWTCGPEDLMPKEYADAFPEQYNCMTTVKGLFTAGCGVGACAHKFSSGSHVQGRIAAKSALKYANDRKDYTPTLSDATIGKFKETILRPLALYEEKATYTVSPDVNPNYISPHNFLFRLQKIMGEYCGGWETLYGTSDKMLEAALWKLGFCGEDIEKIAAKDLHELLRAWESVHRYYVGEACARTRLARKESRWPGYYYKFDYLKLDEGQKKFINVKYDVDKKEWKVIERPMIPIM; translated from the coding sequence ATGAGAGAGTTTAAAACAGAAGTTGTGGAGACTGATGTATTGATACTCGGTGGAGGAATGGCCGGCTGTGGCGCTGCAGTAGAGGCTGCATACTGGGCAAAGCCACTGGGTTTAAAGGTAACCCTTGTAGAAAAGGCTGCCATTGACAGAAGTGGTCCTGTTGCCATGGGACTTTCTGCCATTAATACATACATGGGAATGGATGGAAAGGTAACTGAGAATCCCCGTATGCCGGAAAGATTTGTTGAATATGTGACGAATGACCAGTGTGGTCTGGCAAGACAGGACATGGTCTATGATGTCGCAAGACATGTGGACTCAACCGTCAGACACTTCGATAAATGGGGTCTTCCTATATGGAAGGATGAGGCAGGAAACTATCGAAAATCAGGTGAATGGCAGGTGATGATATCCGGCGAGAGTTACAAGGTCGTCGTGGCAGAGGCAGCAAAGAACGCTATGGCCACTCTTGGTGATAAAGGTCAGATAATTGAGAGGGTTATGATTACGCATCTACTCAAGGATGAAAAGGAACCCGACAGGGTATGTGGTGCAATTGGCTTTAGCGTCAGGGAAGAGACGATCTATGTGTTTAAGGCTAAGGCAACTATCGCTCTGATGGGTGGTGCAGTCCATGTATTCAGGCCAAGGTCTCAGGGTGAAGGCTTTGGCAGGTCATGGATGCCGCCCTTTGTTAGCGGATCAATCTATGCCCTTGTACTCCAGGCAGGTGGTGAGCTTACACAGATGGATGTGACATTTGTCCCTCCGAGGTTCAAGGATTCTTATGGTCCTGTGGGCACATTCTTCCTGCTCTTTAAGACACCGGCAACAAATGCCTATGACGGGCCATACGTTGGTGCATATCCATCCGAGTTAGACAAGTGGGCGCCTTATTCAAATGCAAAGCCCTGTCCAACTGCTTTGAGAAACTATGAGATGATACTCTGCGCGAAGGAAGGCAAAACACCATACCTCATGCACACAAACAGGGTGGTAGAAAGGTTTCAGAAGGAGATAACAGATCCAAAGGAGCTGAAGAAGAAGATAAGAGAGTATGAAAGCGAAGCTTGGGAAGACTTCCTCGATATGACGATCTCAGGCGCCACCAACTGGGCTTCCCATAATGTTGACCCAATGGAAAAAGCGATGGAGCTTCAGCTGTCAGACACTGTCTTCATAGGTTCACATGCCTGCTCTTGTGGTTCCTGGACCTGTGGTCCTGAAGATCTAATGCCAAAAGAATATGCCGATGCATTCCCTGAGCAGTATAACTGTATGACCACTGTCAAGGGTCTATTTACAGCAGGTTGCGGAGTAGGCGCATGTGCCCATAAGTTTTCAAGTGGCTCACACGTACAGGGAAGGATTGCAGCAAAGTCTGCCCTGAAGTATGCCAATGACAGGAAGGACTATACGCCAACGCTGTCTGATGCTACGATAGGTAAATTCAAGGAAACAATATTGAGACCACTTGCCCTCTATGAAGAAAAAGCCACATATACAGTGAGTCCCGATGTGAATCCTAACTATATCTCTCCGCATAATTTCCTGTTCAGGCTGCAGAAGATAATGGGAGAATACTGCGGTGGATGGGAGACGTTGTATGGGACATCTGACAAGATGCTTGAGGCCGCCCTCTGGAAATTAGGGTTCTGCGGAGAGGATATAGAGAAGATTGCCGCCAAAGACCTTCATGAGCTACTGAGGGCATGGGAGAGTGTCCACAGGTACTATGTTGGTGAGGCATGTGCAAGGACAAGGCTTGCGAGGAAGGAGTCAAGATGGCCCGGATACTACTATAAATTCGATTACCTAAAACTGGATGAGGGTCAGAAGAAGTTTATAAATGTGAAGTACGATGTGGATAAGAAGGAATGGAAGGTAATTGAAAGGCCGATGATCCCTATCATGTAA
- a CDS encoding (Fe-S)-binding protein translates to MSSSELPSSSELSNIPEPDEFMRVVHKPPRKGWMDTPVEFKRGTYCFPGKAKNLKILDMPNPREWSPTDEDWKLPENWKEIIREGFKDRLEKYRSFKLFMDICVRCGACADKCHFFIGSGDPKNMPVLRAELLRSVYRNDFTTAGKLLGRLAGARELTEDVIKEWFYYFYQCTECRRCSVFCPYGIDTAEITMMGRELLHLLGLGINWAMEPVANCFRTGNHLGIRPHGFKDTLEFFADDIENVTGIRIDVPLNKKGAEILFVVPSGDYFGDPGTYTCMGYMMLFHELGIDYTWSTYASEGGNFGLFTSHEMIKRLNAKIYTEAKRLGVKWILGGECGHMWRVMHQYMDTMNGPADFLEEPVSPITGTKFENAKSTKMVHIMEFTADLIRHNKLRLDLGRNDDLIVTFHDSCNPARAMGIFEEPRYVIRNVCNHFYDMPEGTIREQTFCCGGGAGLGTDENLDMRLRGGFPRGNAVRYVQEKYGVNRLACMCAIDRATLIPLCDYWAPGVLVTGIHEMVANALIMKGEKERTINLRGEPLPGSKNQSSVVSHRNWRQADRRLETGREGE, encoded by the coding sequence ATGTCATCATCAGAGCTGCCGTCATCATCAGAGCTGTCTAACATCCCTGAACCGGATGAATTCATGCGAGTCGTCCATAAGCCGCCGCGAAAGGGGTGGATGGATACCCCCGTTGAATTCAAGCGGGGAACCTATTGCTTTCCGGGAAAGGCCAAAAATCTTAAGATCCTTGATATGCCAAATCCGAGGGAATGGTCACCTACCGATGAGGACTGGAAACTGCCGGAAAACTGGAAGGAGATCATCAGGGAAGGATTCAAGGATCGTCTTGAGAAGTACCGTTCCTTTAAACTCTTCATGGATATCTGTGTGAGATGCGGCGCCTGCGCCGACAAGTGCCATTTCTTCATCGGTTCCGGAGACCCCAAGAATATGCCGGTCCTCAGGGCGGAACTTCTCAGGTCGGTATATCGTAATGATTTCACCACGGCAGGCAAGCTCTTAGGAAGGCTTGCCGGGGCAAGAGAACTTACTGAGGATGTAATAAAAGAATGGTTCTACTACTTTTACCAGTGTACCGAGTGCCGCCGCTGTTCGGTCTTCTGCCCCTACGGGATTGATACCGCGGAGATCACGATGATGGGCAGGGAACTCCTCCATCTGTTAGGTTTGGGTATCAACTGGGCCATGGAGCCGGTGGCGAATTGCTTCAGGACAGGGAATCATCTGGGGATTCGGCCCCATGGATTCAAGGATACCCTCGAATTTTTTGCGGATGATATAGAAAATGTAACGGGTATCAGAATAGATGTGCCACTTAATAAAAAGGGCGCCGAGATCCTCTTTGTCGTGCCTTCTGGTGATTACTTTGGCGATCCGGGTACTTACACCTGCATGGGGTACATGATGCTCTTCCATGAACTGGGCATTGACTATACCTGGAGCACATACGCCTCCGAGGGGGGAAACTTCGGTTTATTTACCTCCCATGAGATGATTAAGAGGCTCAATGCCAAGATCTACACCGAGGCGAAGAGGTTGGGGGTAAAATGGATCCTCGGCGGGGAATGTGGCCACATGTGGAGGGTCATGCATCAGTATATGGATACAATGAACGGTCCGGCCGATTTTCTCGAGGAGCCGGTCTCTCCTATTACGGGCACAAAGTTTGAGAATGCAAAGTCCACGAAGATGGTGCATATCATGGAATTTACCGCCGATCTCATCAGGCACAATAAATTGAGATTGGATCTCGGGAGAAATGATGACCTGATTGTGACCTTCCATGACTCCTGCAATCCCGCAAGGGCCATGGGGATATTTGAGGAACCGCGGTATGTTATCCGGAATGTGTGTAACCATTTCTATGATATGCCGGAGGGTACCATCAGGGAACAGACATTCTGCTGTGGGGGCGGGGCCGGCCTGGGCACTGACGAAAACCTGGATATGAGGTTACGTGGGGGGTTCCCGAGGGGAAACGCCGTCAGATATGTCCAGGAGAAATACGGGGTGAACCGCCTTGCCTGTATGTGTGCAATTGACAGGGCTACTCTTATTCCTCTCTGCGACTACTGGGCTCCGGGGGTGCTCGTTACCGGTATCCATGAGATGGTGGCGAATGCACTAATAATGAAAGGTGAGAAAGAGAGAACCATCAATCTTCGGGGTGAACCGCTACCAGGAAGTAAAAATCAGTCGTCAGTCGTCAGTCATAGAAACTGGAGACAGGCAGACAGGCGACTGGAGACAGGCAGAGAAGGAGAATAA
- the aprB gene encoding adenylyl-sulfate reductase subunit beta, with product MPSYVITEKCDGCKGQDKTACMHICPNDLMVLNKETMKAYNQEPTYCWECYCCVKICPQQAMDVRGYADFMPLGAASTPLRGSEDIMWTITFRDGRIKRFKYAIRTTPEGSIKPFEGFPEAKAADLNNHLLLGEPDIMGVKDLPTKKK from the coding sequence ATGCCAAGTTATGTCATTACGGAGAAGTGTGACGGCTGCAAAGGGCAGGATAAGACGGCATGTATGCATATCTGCCCCAACGATTTAATGGTCTTGAACAAAGAGACAATGAAGGCCTACAATCAGGAGCCTACCTATTGCTGGGAGTGTTATTGTTGTGTGAAGATATGTCCACAGCAGGCTATGGATGTAAGGGGGTACGCAGACTTTATGCCCCTTGGCGCTGCCTCAACCCCCCTGAGAGGATCAGAGGACATCATGTGGACAATCACATTCAGGGACGGGAGGATAAAGAGGTTTAAGTATGCCATCAGGACGACACCGGAGGGTTCAATAAAGCCATTCGAGGGATTTCCCGAGGCAAAGGCAGCAGATTTGAACAATCACTTACTTCTCGGAGAACCCGACATAATGGGAGTAAAAGATCTCCCAACAAAGAAAAAATAG
- the dsrM gene encoding sulfate reduction electron transfer complex DsrMKJOP subunit DsrM has translation MALWFSLFAVVILTFVVFMGVEMGKLQVLFGVIIPYAALAIFIVGVISRVLRWARSPVPFRITTTCGQQKSLPWIKSNNIESPHNTMGVIVRMALEVLLFRSLFRNTKVELRNDPRLVYGGAKWLWLAGLAFHWSFLVILIRHLRFFTEPVPRLVGLFAGIDGVFEIGVPALYISGLIMLVSVTYLFLRRVFIPQVRYISLAADYFPLFLIIGVGLSGLLMRHFFKVDLLKVKELVMGLVSFHPVVPTGIGIPFYIHLFLVSVLLVYFPFSKLMHLTGVFFSPTRNLANNNRVKRHINPWDYPVKVHTYEEYEDEFRDRMKEAGIPVEKE, from the coding sequence ATGGCTTTATGGTTTTCTCTCTTTGCGGTGGTGATACTTACTTTTGTTGTTTTTATGGGTGTAGAAATGGGAAAGCTACAAGTCCTCTTTGGTGTTATCATACCCTATGCGGCTTTGGCGATCTTTATTGTGGGGGTTATTAGTCGTGTCTTGAGATGGGCGAGATCGCCTGTCCCCTTCCGAATAACTACAACTTGCGGACAGCAGAAATCCCTACCGTGGATCAAGTCAAACAATATTGAGAGTCCGCACAACACCATGGGTGTTATCGTGAGGATGGCGCTGGAGGTGCTTCTGTTTCGCTCCCTCTTCAGAAACACAAAAGTTGAATTGAGGAATGATCCCAGACTCGTATACGGTGGAGCCAAGTGGCTCTGGCTGGCCGGACTTGCCTTTCATTGGTCGTTTCTTGTCATTCTCATCAGACACTTGAGGTTTTTTACCGAGCCGGTGCCGCGCCTGGTAGGGCTTTTTGCCGGTATTGACGGGGTTTTCGAGATAGGAGTACCCGCTCTTTACATAAGCGGTTTAATCATGCTCGTCTCTGTAACCTACCTCTTCCTCAGGCGGGTTTTTATCCCCCAGGTCCGCTACATCTCCCTTGCCGCTGACTACTTTCCATTGTTTCTGATTATTGGTGTTGGTCTGTCCGGTCTCCTGATGCGGCATTTTTTCAAGGTGGATCTCTTGAAGGTAAAGGAATTGGTTATGGGATTGGTCAGTTTTCATCCTGTTGTTCCCACTGGGATAGGGATTCCCTTTTACATTCATCTGTTTTTAGTCAGTGTCCTGCTCGTGTACTTTCCCTTCAGCAAGCTGATGCACCTAACAGGGGTTTTCTTCAGTCCTACGAGGAATCTGGCGAATAACAATCGTGTGAAAAGGCATATCAATCCATGGGATTACCCTGTGAAGGTTCATACGTACGAGGAATATGAGGACGAATTTAGAGATAGAATGAAAGAGGCTGGAATACCAGTGGAAAAGGAGTAG
- the dsrJ gene encoding sulfate reduction electron transfer complex DsrMKJOP subunit DsrJ yields MYDTAKIMAGIIIFLSLITFPVWYNVVGGKAAYIPDLKIVTQEKQCVESTGYMRTNHMQLLNEWRNTVVREGNRVYVASNGKKYDMNLSRTCLKCHLNKADFCDKCHNYVEVTPTCFNCHVVPEERNS; encoded by the coding sequence ATGTACGATACAGCTAAGATCATGGCAGGAATAATTATCTTCCTGTCTTTAATAACCTTTCCTGTCTGGTACAATGTAGTGGGAGGAAAGGCCGCGTATATACCTGACCTCAAGATTGTCACCCAGGAGAAGCAGTGTGTAGAGTCCACAGGGTACATGAGGACCAATCACATGCAGTTACTCAATGAATGGAGAAATACCGTTGTTCGAGAGGGCAACAGGGTATATGTGGCTTCTAATGGAAAGAAGTATGATATGAATCTGTCCAGGACATGCCTGAAATGTCATCTGAACAAGGCTGATTTTTGCGATAAGTGTCACAACTACGTGGAGGTGACGCCTACCTGCTTCAATTGCCACGTCGTCCCGGAGGAGAGAAACTCATGA
- a CDS encoding 4Fe-4S binding protein — MAYVVKVDKEKCDGDGACVENCPVEVFVIGDDGKSDPVNEDECIGCDTCVEVCEKGAITIEEV; from the coding sequence ATGGCGTATGTGGTAAAGGTTGATAAGGAAAAGTGTGACGGAGATGGTGCATGTGTTGAGAATTGCCCGGTAGAGGTCTTTGTGATCGGTGATGATGGTAAATCAGATCCGGTCAATGAGGATGAGTGCATCGGCTGTGACACATGCGTGGAAGTGTGTGAAAAGGGAGCCATTACCATTGAGGAGGTGTAA